CATACGCACTCGCTCGCGTATTTATCATATATTCTTTGACGCTCGGGTAACGATTAAAATACATATTGATATAGTCTTGTGCTTCACCGCGACTCATCTGTAATTGCTTGGCAAGTCCAAAGGCACTCATACCATAAAGCAAACCAAAGTTAATGGCTTTGGCGTTGCGGCGCTCAGTTGGGGTGACTTCTTCAACCGTTTTGCCCAACACTTCAGCCGCTGTAGCAGTGTGAATATCCAATCCTTCATTAAAGGCGCGGGTTAGATTTTCATCGCCTGAGAAATGCGCCATCAAACGCAGCTCAATTTGTGAATAATCCGCCGCTAATATCACGCGACCTTCTGGTGCAATAAAGGCTTGGCGAATCAAACGCCCCGTGGCGGTACGAATCGGGATATTTTGCAAATTGGGATCAGTAGAAGATAATCTACCCGTACTGGTCAATGCTTGATGGTAACTGGTATGCACGCGATTGGTGATAGGGTCTGCGACATTATCGAGCGCATCGGTATAGGTGTTTTTTAACTTTGCCAAGCTGCGATATTCTAGAACGATATCCACCAGTGGATGGTCAATCTTGGACAGTACCGCTTCGCCCGTTGAATACTGACCGGTCTTGGTTTTTTTACCGCCAATGACGCCCAATTTATCAAAGAGCATCTCACCAAGCTGTTTAGGCGACGCTAAGTTAAATTCTTCACCGGCAACCTCATAAGCGCGTTGTTCCAGTACAATAATTTCTTCATCAAAACGCTTCGACAGTTCATTTAAAAACGGACGCTTAATCAAAATACCTTCGGCTTCCATTTGACACAGAATTTCAGCGGTTGGAATTTCTAGCTCATGCAGTAGTTTTTGATTATTGTCATCATTAGCCAATTTTTGATTAAAAATCTTGAATAGTTGATAGGTAATGTCGGCATCTTCACACGCATAGTCGCTAGCAATATCAATGGCAACTTGATCAAAGCTAACTTGTTTCGCACCTTTACCGGCAACATCTTCAAAGCTAATCGTTTGCGTTTGCAGATAATGCCGCGCCAAGTCATCCATGCCATGACGGGTAATGGCGGCATTAATCACATAGCTGGCAAGCATGGTATCCATTGCCCAGTTATTCGGCTTATCATGAATACTGCCCAGTAAATCAATATCATAACGGCTGAGAATATGCGCATCATATTTCAGATGTTGACCAATTTTACCGATATTAGGGTTTTCTAAAATGGGCTTTAGACGAGATAATATCGTATCACGGTCAAGCTGCTTAGTCGTGAGCGCATCACCTTCCAAGCTATGGGCTAGCGGAATATAATAAGCTTCGTGCGCTTGAGTTGCAAAAGATAAGCCGACCAATTCAGCCTGACGCCAATGCACGCTGGTGGTTTCGGTATCAATAACAAAATGCGCTGAGTTTTCTAATTGCTCAATTAAACTATCAAAGGCAGGCATGTCCAATATCGTATGCCATGCTTTATCGTGATTTTTACTGTTTTTGATATTATCAATTTTGGTTGATTGCAATGATTTTTCGATTTGGGCTTGTGCTTCCGTTGCTGCTTGGCTGGCGGCAACGCCTTTGCTGCCTTGACCATTTGCCGGATGATTCGGATGGTCGAGCGACGCCAGCTCATTCTTAAACTCAAGCTCGCTATATAGTGCCCGTAACTCGTCAACATGGGCGCAAGGGTCGGTATTAAGCTGTAAGTCACTCCAATCTTGACCGATATCTAAGTCCGTCACGATGGTAGCAAGTTGCGCATTTAACGGAATGTCACCAGCATGTTCAGCCAAACTTTTTGCACCGCGACCTTTAACATCGGCAAGATTTTGCAAAATATTATCAATAGTGCCATATTTATTAAGCAAGTCTTGCGCGGTCTTTTTACCAATACCGGGTACGCCTTTGATGCCGTCTGATGAGTCACCCATCAGCGTTAAAAAATCAATCATTTGCTCAGGATTGATACCAAATTTATCGACTACGCCTTGGCTATCGGTGATTTTTCCTGTGAAACTGTCTTCTAAAATCACGCAATCATTGACCAGTTGCGCCATGTCTTTATCACCAGTTGAGATAACGACGTGATGACCTTCGGCAACCGCCCGATATGCCAACGTGCCGATAATATCATCAGCTTCTGCGCCTTCAATACGCAATAAAGGAATGCCCAAAGCGGTGACTAAACGGTGCAAATAAGGGATTTGCTGTGACAGTTCAATATCCATCGGCGGACGACTGGCTTTATAATCAGCGGATAATTGATGACGAAACGTTGGCGCGCGCGTATCAAAACAGACCGCCATATGGGTGGGATGATAACGGCGCATCAGCTTGAGCAGCGCGTTTAATGTACCGCGTATCGCATTGGTATGTTGCCCTGTGGTGGTCATCATTTTCGGTAAGGCATGATAAGTGCGAAACAGATAATACGAACCATCAACTAAGATAAATGGCGGCGTGTCTTTGTTCACATGACTGGTATCCATCGTGGCTACATTCGTCATCGTCTCAAAGCTTGGCACCGTATCGGGATTAATCGGTAGGTGAGAGTTGTGGGCATTATCTGTCATATTGGCAGTCATAAAAGTCACTTATCAAATATAAGGTAAAAAGGCTTTCTCATTATAACGATAAAACTCAAGTATGCCGAACTTCTCAGTCGTTATGTCTCAATCATTACGATAGGTGCGCCCAAAAAAAAGAACCCAGACAATGCTGGATTCTTTTGATAATTAATACTAGTTACTGTAATTATGACAGCCTTACTTGACCTCTGAGGTCACTGCACTATCGATATTACCGTTGGTAGCTTTAGAATATGGGCAGACTTTATTGGCTTTTTCGACTAACGCTTGAAACTCATCCGCTGTCAGTGCTGTATTTTCTGCAACCACATGAATTTTCACTGCCAACTGAAAATCTAGACCTTCTCCTTTTAGTAAGTCTACCGACACATGGGTTGTAGAATCAAATTTTGCCTTTTCCACTTGTTTGACCGCCGCAAGTGCGCCATCGAAACAAGCGGCATAGCCCATCGCAAATAACTGTTCTGGATTATTGCCTTCTTTATCAGAACCAGGTGCGACCATATGAATCTTCAAATGGCTGTCTTTAAGACTAGCATTACCCGTACGCCCGCCAGTTACTATCGCTTCAGTAGAATATAGAGTCTGCATAACATATCCTTTGTTAGTAGTTTTATAATAAATTTTATAATAAGTGATAAATCATAACGCTTTCAATAGCTCACCTAGGATAACAAAATATACGCCTATCTATATAGAGTGGTGGTAAATGTATGCGATGGATTTGTAAGTAGGCGTCATTATTAAACTAATGTTATGACAAGTTCGCTATAAGTAATAGTGGCGGTGGGGTAAACTAAGCGCATGAACCAGATATAAAAATGGTAAAAACACTAAAAACAATCGATTTAATACTATTAAGAAGAAGGACACCCTGCGATGAACAAGCTAATAATAACCCCGACTATACTATCTTTACTAACGCTTACCCTTGTTGGGTGCGGCGGCGAAGACGATGGTGTTTACGGCTCAGGTAATGGCTCAAGTGGCAGTAATGAACTGATAGTGAGTAGCTTCGATAAAGGTATTGATAGCCAAACCAATAAGGAAGCCGTGGTACGTATCGACAGTAAATATCGCACTGGCGACCGCGATATTAAAGTGACCAACATTGTTGGTAATTATACTAATCACAATACTAATAATTTAAAGACCTCTGTAGTCTTGGGAAATCTGTTCGAAGGCACGCTTGAAGATAAAGATATCGAAGTGAATAATCGCACCGTAACGCGTCCGATTTATGAAAAAAATAGTAATAATAGAGTTAATTATAAGACCACCTATAAAACACTTTCGCTAGCAGGCGTTGATGCGCGTAATTACATTCCTAGCAATAATTTTGGCAGCAGCCGTGGTATTTTTACGGACTTAAATAATTATAGTAAAATACCTAACAATCTTATGTTTCCTGCTGGCTCAGTTTGCTACATTCCAGTGACCACCAGCGATCGCGCATTCTTTGTTTTCAATGCTAAAGATAAAACGGGCTATAAAACGCTTGATAGCTGGACTAAGGTGACTGAAAAACGCTTTAATGATAACCGCCCATCTAGCACTACCGAATTATATCTTGGGGTAAGTAATAAACAAAAAGCGGTGCAAGCTAAGTTTTTTGCTACCGATAATGACCCCATTTATTTATATAACGCTATAGATTACGATGGCAGTATTTATGAGGCTAATTATATTGTGAACGGGCAGACGCAACCTAATGAGAACAGTATTCGTGGCGTCGTCGATTGCACTTTAGTGAATGATGTGGCGGCTAATTTCTTAGAAGACCAAATTAAGCGTTATTATTGATAAAGTATCAATAAGTTATTAATAGACGTTATTGAGATACGTATTTTATAAGTCCAATAAAAGGCGATAAAGTTTTGCAAATATGCATCTTTATCGCCTTTTTTATGATGTAACTATTTTAAGATATCGTATTGATAGGACATTGATATCAATGTCATAACCAGTGGCAAAAATAGCATCTTGACCGTAAATCCGTTACAATACGCGCACTAAAATCTTTCATACCTACTATTAAACCTGTTATCAAATCCTGCTATTTTCTTCCAAAATTTAACGATAAGTTATTCATTATGAGCGCAGATACTAAAGTTTCAACAAGCAAGCTCTCAGCTACCAAGCTTGCCCGTGAGGTTGCCAAACGTCGCACCTTTGCCATCATCTCGCATCCCGATGCCGGTAAAACAACGATGACCGAAAAGCTCCTATTATGGGGTAAAGCGATTCAGGTCGTGGGCGAGGTCAAAGGTCGCAAGACGGATCGTCATGCGACCTCAGATTGGATGAGCATGGAGCAAGAGCGCGGTATTTCTATCACCACCTCTGTCATGCAGTTCCCATATCAAGAGCACATTGTTAACCTACTGGACACGCCCGGTCACGCCGACTTTAGTGAAGATACTTATCGCACCTTAACGGCTGTCGATAGTGCGCTGATGATGGTTGATGGCGCAAAAGGCGTTGAAGAACGTACCATCAAGCTGATGGAAGTTTGTCGGATGCGTGATACGCCCATTATCTCGTTTGTTAATAAATTGGATCGCCAAATCCGTGAGCCACTTGAATTACTGAGTGAGATTGAAGCGGTACTGAAAATTAAATGTATCCCTCTAACGTGGCCCATTGGTATGGGGCAAGATTTCGTTGGGGTTTATCATTTAACCGAAAATAAAACTTATATGTATCAAAAAGGTCATGGCGGTGAGATTGTCGAGCTTGAGACTCGTGATGGCTATGATTATCCTGATATTCGCGAGCGTTTGGGCGCGTTGATGTTTGCTTCATTTGAAGAGTCGCTTGAGCTGGTACAAATGGCGCTTGAGGAATTTAGTGTTGAAGCATTTTTGGCAGGCGAGATGACACCGGTATTATTTGGTACGGCACTGGGTAATTTTGGCGTTAATATGGTACTGGACACACTGGTTAAATATTCGCCCCCACCAAAATCTCATGCGACCAATGAGCGCGAGATTGCAGCGACTGAGACTAATTTTACGGGCTTTGTGTTTAAGATTCAGGCGAATATGGATCCGCGACATCGTGACCGTATTGCGTTCTTGCGTGTGTGCTCAGGCAAGTACGAAAAAGGTATGAAAATGAAGCACGTGCGTTTGGGTAAAGACGTGCGTATTGCCGATGCGTTGACCTTTTTAGCAGGCGACCGCGAAGCGCTAGAAGAAGCTTATCCGGGCGATATTATTGGTTTACATAACCACGGTACGATTTCGATTGGTGACAGCTTTACTGAAGGCGAAGAATTAAACTTCACGGGTATTCCGCACTTTGCCCCTGAACTTTTCCGCCGTGTAGTATTACGTGATCCACTTAAGTCCAAAGCCTTACAAAAAGGTTTACAGCAGCTCAGTGAAGAGGGTGCTACGCAGGTCTTTATGCCGCAGATTAACAATGATTTAGTCCTAGGTGCAATTGGCGTACTACAGTTCGAAGTGGTGGCGCATCGTCTGAAAGAAGAGTACAAAGTGCAATGTACGTTTGAGCCAGTTTCTATCGCAACGGTACGTTGGATTCACTGTGATGATGAAGTGGCTTTAGCGAAGTTTAAACGTAAAGCCCATGACCAATTATCGCTTGATGGTGGTGGCTATCTGACGTATTTAGCGCCGTCACGGGTGAATTTACAGTTGATGCAAGAGCGCTATCCAGAAGTGACGTTTAGTAATACTCGTGAGCACTAAAGAACGTTAAAGAGTAATAAAAAAGAGTATTAAATTTAAAACTTCGTTTATTTTATTCTTTTGATGCGCTATTTTAAAAGACACGGCTGCCGTGTCTTTTTTATTGTTCATAATTTCTGAAGTTTATAGAGATCGCTCTTTTAAAAAGAGGAACGCTTTAACAACACAAACAGTGTTTCAACAATAAGCACAAACGGTTACGGTAGAATACCAATGAAACTAACCTATTTGTTAGCGAGGATATATGACAACTTTGAATCCACTAGCTATCAATAAGCCGTTTATGACTCAGCAGACAAGTGCTATATACAATCGTTCGCGCTTATTGTCGCTGCTCGTAAGTGGCGTGTTACTTGGAGCGGCAAGCTTATCAGCAAATGCCAGTACGCTCATCAGCAGTACCGACTATCTTGATTATAGCGTGCCCAAAAATATTCAAGAACGCTGTGTTGAACGCGATAATTGTCCAAATATTGAGGTTCATTATCTTAAAACCAATCGAGGTTGGATGAATAAAATAACCAATGCACGTATCAATAATTTAGTGATTAATAGCAAGCCTTCTGAGTCTAAACCCAGTAAAGCGACTGGCGATGCCAAGGTCGTTAAAGCTGCCATTGATGGTTTTGTTGCATCACAATTTGCTGACATACCGGATGACAGCGTCTTTGTTTATCAATTGATGGTCAAACCTGACTATTTAGGTCATGTTGATAACTTTGAGATGTTCGAAATTAGCTCTTACGTCTTTACTGGCGGCGCTCATGGTATGCCTTATAGCGAATACTTGATATTTGACCCGAGCACCAAAAAGCAAGTACGGTTAGATGATATGCTACAAACCGGCAAAAAACCTCGCTTTAAAGCGCTCGCTTATGAGGCTTATAAAACGTGGGTAAAAACCGTGGATGAAGATCTCAACAGCTATGAAAAAAATTGGCCTTTTACCCTCGATGACAATGTCACCTTAACGGATAAAGGCATTGATGTTCGCTATCAGCATTATGCCATTGGTCCATACGCTTACGGTATGCCTGTGTTGAGCATTCCTTATAGCAAGCTGAGTGGCGTCATTAAACCGCATTTTATGCCTAAATAATGGGTCTAAAAAAGACAATTATTACTATTGTTTTTAGTGCCAAAGCCTTCATTTTTAATGACCAATAAGATAAAAATATATAGGTAAATATCTCCATATTTTTAACAATAAGAGCAGTCCTAACGACATAAAAATAGAGCATTTAAATAATAATATTTAATGAATAACTTTTATTAATTACAGGGAGTAATAGCATCATGAGTAACGTAAATGAGCATGACAAGATAACGGCTGCAACGAACACTGCGGATACCAAAGCTACCAGTTCAGAAGCTAGTAATTTAGAGGCTGATATTTGGCAACTGAATGCTTTAACAGAAGCATTGGGCGACTTAAGCTTGACCGTCATTGATAGCTTGTCAGTGGGGCGTGGTAACGACAATGATGTGGTACTGGGCAGTAAACAAGTCTCCCGCAATCACGCGTTATTAAGCGTTTTAAACGGCAAGCTATATGTAAAAGATTTAGGCTCATCAAATGGTACTTTTATTAATGATGATCGTGTTGAGGATAACAAGTCTAAACATCTAAAAGCTGATGATACCGTGGGCTTTGCAAGTTTTGCTTTTAAAGTAACGATGGCAATAGCACCTACGGATAGTCAGCCATCTATAGCAGAAGATGCCAGCGTAGTCGCTGCTGCGGATACGCTAGTAACCGAGCCTGAAGCGTCTGCTCACGTTGATACTGATACTGATACTGATACTGATTTAACGTATATCGGCGCTATTGATACAGGCGTTATCACAAATGAAAACGTTCACACTGAAGTAGTTAACGCTGAAGTCGTGGATAGTGAAGATGTAGATTCTAGTGTGCTTGATGCTACTATCATGGATGCTGAGATTACTGATGCGGAAGTTATTGATGCTGAAGTTATTGAAGATATAGCACCTTCTACTGCAACTGTAGAAAAAGAAGTAGAAGGTAAAGAACTAGAAGATAAAGAGCTAGAAAGCTTTGAGGATTTCACCACCGATGCCGTCACGCCAGATACTGTTGCTGAACCCGAAGAGCTATTAGCAGCTCAGCCTAGTGTCTCTTCGCCAGTAGAACCCATTGTCGTAGAAGAAACGGTATTAGATAACAATGGCTTACATGATGACGTTGTAGATAATACTACGGCAGAAGAAGCGGTTATTCATCCTGACAATGCAGAGCATGTTGTGAGTGAGGCTGTTGTGAGTGAGGCTGTTGTAAGTGATGATGTTGTAAGTGATGATGTTGTAAGTGACGATGTGGTAAGTGAGGATGTGGTAAGTGAGGATGTTGTAATTGAAAATACAACTGCAGCAGTAGTTGAAAATACTATCGTCAAAGAAACCATCATTGAAGACGTGTTATTCGCTGCTGAGAGCCAAGAGCATACGCCTGTAGCAGTAGAAATAGAGAAACCTGTTACTCAAGAGCCAGCGCTGCAGCAGGACTCAGTTGTCACTCCAGAACACGATAAAACAACTAAGACGGAATTACAAGAAGAAGCCGATCCCGACGTATTACGTGCCAAACAAGCGGCAACAGGGCAACTCTCAGGCACGGCTAATTTAGTGCAAACTCATGATATCAGCACTCAAGATAATAAGGAGATAGAGCAGTCTGTCACGAACCCTGCCAATAGCGGATACGTAGAGAAAAAATCCAGTGGCGGTTGGTTTATTTGGGTATTTATTGCCATTATCATTATTGGTTTAGCTTTGTGGCTGTTTAATATGGGCGCGGCTTAACCGTTAACGGACTGTCATTGCTATAAAACAAGCTGACAAACCGCACATTAATCCTAATAGTTAATAACGCCTGCCAGTTTTGTTATACTGGCAGGTCAAGTTTTGGCTATTTTTCGCGCTAGCGTTAGCCCTCTACGTTTATTACCACGCCTTTTCTGATTGTATTTACACCTCTCATCTTTTACCGATACGGTGCTAAGAGACTGCTCATTATGATGACTTTTGAAGAATATCAAGCTTTTAAAGACCAAGGCTTTAGCCATGTGCCCCTGATTAAAAAACGTCTGATGGACGTGCAAACCCCTGTTTCTGTATTTTCCAAAGTACGAGATTTAAGTGGTTCGGCGTATCTATTTGAATCGGTCGTAGGCGGTGAGCGTTGGGCGCGCTATTCAATGATTGGACTGGGTAGCGATCTCATTTTGCAATACGCTGATGGCATGATGACCCTTAAAAAAGACGATTGCATTGATATCGATGCTGTTGCGGATCCCTTTGATTATCTGCGCAAGTTAATGGCAAGTTATAAGATGCCCACGGTAGATGAGGTGCCCGCATTGCCCAGCTTTAGTGGCGGGCTAATCGGCTATTTTGGCTATGATATGGTGCGCGTTATCGAGCCAAGCGTTGGCTTATCTGATGCACCCAATCCGATGTCATTACCCGATATGTGGTTGATGTTATCCATGAGTGTGATTGTGTTTGATAGTCTAGAAAACACCTTATCTATTATTGTTTATGCGGACTGTCATAACGACGATGGTTATGGCGCCGCTATTCGTGAGCTACAAAAAATTGAAGATAAACTGGCGGAAATGCCTGATTTAAGCGCGCCAATCATGCCAACGCCTAAGTTCGAATCACAAACAGGACAGGAAAAATACTGCTCTGATGTCAATAAAATTAAAGATTATATCTTAGCAGGGGACGTGATGCAGGTAGTGCCTGCGCAGCGTTTAACGGCTGATTATACCGGTGACTCGCTTGCCGTCTATCGTGCATTACGATTTTTAAATCCATCACCTTATCTGTTTTTAGTGCATGGTTACACCCTTGATGATCACAAGCGCTTTGATATCATTGGCGCGTCTCCCGAGATTTTATCTCGTATTGAAAACGGTAAAGTGACCGTGCGCCCATTAGCCGGTACGCGCCAACGTGGTCACGATGAAGCCGAAGATTTAGCGCTAGAGCAAGAACTGCTATCTGATAAAAAAGAAATTGCGGAACATCTGATGCTGATTGATTTAGGACGCAACGATATTGGTCGTGTGTGCGAGTACGGTAGCGTCAAAGTCACCGAAAAAATGTTTATTGAACGCTATTCACAAGTGATGCATATCGCCTCTAATGTGGAAGGCACCGTACTGCCCGATAAAGATGCGTTAGACGTCTTTTGTGCCACGTTCCCTGCCGGTACACTATCAGGCGCGCCCAAAATCCGTGCCATGCAAATTATTGATGAAGTAGAGCCGGTTCGTCGTACCGTATTTGGTGGCTCAGTTGGCTACCTCGGCTGGCATGGCAACATGGATACCGCTATTGCTATCCGCACAGCAGTCATGCGCCGTGGCAAGATACATATTCAAGCCGGTGCCGGTGTGGTCGCTGATTCGATACCAGAAGCAGAATGGGATGAAACCAATAAAAAAGCCTTAGCACTCGTTAAAGCAGTAAAAATGGCTTGTGATGGGCTACGTATTCGCTAAAGTGTTGCTGATTATTGAGCACTTATAGATACGGGTAAATATTAGCTATATTTATCGTCATAAAAATAATGAATAAAATCAAATATTTAAGAATTAATATTAAAATATTAATAAAATAATGAAAATAGGGCTTGCGTTATCTTAAATATTTGATAGAATAGCCACCACTTTGAGAGAACAAGCCGACTTAGCTCAGTTGGTAGAGCAACTGACTTGTAATCAGTAGGTCGCCAGTTCGATCCCGGCAGTCGGCACCATATCTTTCAAAGTAACCTAAGGTGGGATTGGGGAGCGGTCAAACCCAACAGACTGTAAATCTGTCGCGAAAGCTTCGAAGGTTCGAATCCTTCTCCCACCACCATATTTTAAAGTTTATCATAGCGCCAAGAATACTCTCAATATGAGTAATTGCGGGTGTGGTATAATGGTAACACCTTAGCCTTCCAAGCTAATGACGCGGGTTCGATTCCCGCCACCCGCTCCATACATACGGCATCAATTGTAAATAGTAGACAATTCATCACGACAGTCGATTATCATAGCTGTTTCGTGATATTTTTTTATATAACCGACTGGTTCTGTAAAATACGCTCATATAGCTCAGCGGTAGAGCACTCCCTTGGTAAGGGAGAGGTCTTGAGTTCAATTCTCAATATGAGCTCCATTTATTGTTTAACGTTGTATTGTCTGTTTGTGCTATACAAGTATTATAAAATAACCGGTCTATCAAATATCAATGACTGCTTATATCCAATAATCTTATAAAGTTTTGTATCACTATTGAAAAAAATAGAAATGACTCAGCAAATAATGATTTGAAGGTGACACTGAGGTGTTGCCTTTTAGTGCTGTCAGTTCGTTAATTAATAAATATACACGACTATTCAATACTACTATTAATATTGAGTACGGTAAGTAATATAGTAAATAGATTGAAAAAATGAGTATAGCACCCATAAAGGTAGCTGTTGTAAAAGACAATATTTAGTAGCTCAACCATAGCGTCAACGGTTTGATGGTTTTAATTCTATCATAAACCGTCAAACAGCTATTTACCAATCTTTGATTAATGAAGATTCACCAATAAAGAGGAAAAACTCATGGCAAAGGCCAAGTTTGAACGCTTAAAACCACACGTCAACGTTGGTACCATCGGACACGTTGACCATGGTAAAACCACCCTTACCGCTGCAATCGCAACCGTAGCTGCAATCACTTCAGGCGGCGAAGCCAAAGACTATGCGTCTATTGACTCAGCCCCAGAAGAAAAAGCACGTGGCATCACCATCAACACCTCACATGTAGAATATGACACCCCATCACGTCACTACGCCCACGTCGACTGCCCAGGTCACGCCGATTATGTTAAAAACATGATCACCGGTGCGGCACAGATGGACGGCGCTATTCTAGTTGTATCTGCAACTGACGGCCCTATGCCACAAACTCGTGAGCACATCTTGCTATCACGTCAGGTTGGCGTACCGTACATCGTTGTATTCATGAACAAATGTGACATGGTTGATGACGAAGAATTGTTAGAACTTGTAGAAATGGAAGTTCGCGAATTATTGAGCGACTATGATTTCCCAGGTGATGACACCCCAATCGTTAAAGGTTCAGCCACTGAAGCCCTAAAAGGCTCACAAGAAAAATACGGCCAACCAGCCGTAGTAGAACTACTAAACATCCTAGACACCTACATCCCAGAGCCAGAGCGTGACATCGACAAAGCATTCCTAATGCCAATCGAAGACGTCTTCTCAATCTCAGGTCGTGGTACCGTTGTAACCGGCCGTGTTGAATCTGGTATCGTTAAAGTTGGTGACGAAATCGAAATCGTCGGTATCCGTGACACTCAAAAAACCACCTGTACTGGTGTAGAGATGTTCCGTAAACTGCTTGACGAAGGTCGTGCAGGCGAAAACTGTGGCGTACTACTACGTGGTACTAAACGTGAAGACGTACAACGTGGTCAAGTACTTGCTAAGCCAGGTTCAATCACCCCGCATACTAAATTTGACGCTGAAGTCTATGTATTGTCAAAAGAAGAGGGTGGTCGTCACACACCATTCCTAAACGGCTATCGTCCACAGTTCTACTTCCGTACTACTGACGTAACTGGCGCAATCCAATTACAAGACGGTACTGA
This genomic window from Psychrobacter urativorans contains:
- a CDS encoding RsiV family protein, translated to MTTLNPLAINKPFMTQQTSAIYNRSRLLSLLVSGVLLGAASLSANASTLISSTDYLDYSVPKNIQERCVERDNCPNIEVHYLKTNRGWMNKITNARINNLVINSKPSESKPSKATGDAKVVKAAIDGFVASQFADIPDDSVFVYQLMVKPDYLGHVDNFEMFEISSYVFTGGAHGMPYSEYLIFDPSTKKQVRLDDMLQTGKKPRFKALAYEAYKTWVKTVDEDLNSYEKNWPFTLDDNVTLTDKGIDVRYQHYAIGPYAYGMPVLSIPYSKLSGVIKPHFMPK
- the polA gene encoding DNA polymerase I yields the protein MTDNAHNSHLPINPDTVPSFETMTNVATMDTSHVNKDTPPFILVDGSYYLFRTYHALPKMMTTTGQHTNAIRGTLNALLKLMRRYHPTHMAVCFDTRAPTFRHQLSADYKASRPPMDIELSQQIPYLHRLVTALGIPLLRIEGAEADDIIGTLAYRAVAEGHHVVISTGDKDMAQLVNDCVILEDSFTGKITDSQGVVDKFGINPEQMIDFLTLMGDSSDGIKGVPGIGKKTAQDLLNKYGTIDNILQNLADVKGRGAKSLAEHAGDIPLNAQLATIVTDLDIGQDWSDLQLNTDPCAHVDELRALYSELEFKNELASLDHPNHPANGQGSKGVAASQAATEAQAQIEKSLQSTKIDNIKNSKNHDKAWHTILDMPAFDSLIEQLENSAHFVIDTETTSVHWRQAELVGLSFATQAHEAYYIPLAHSLEGDALTTKQLDRDTILSRLKPILENPNIGKIGQHLKYDAHILSRYDIDLLGSIHDKPNNWAMDTMLASYVINAAITRHGMDDLARHYLQTQTISFEDVAGKGAKQVSFDQVAIDIASDYACEDADITYQLFKIFNQKLANDDNNQKLLHELEIPTAEILCQMEAEGILIKRPFLNELSKRFDEEIIVLEQRAYEVAGEEFNLASPKQLGEMLFDKLGVIGGKKTKTGQYSTGEAVLSKIDHPLVDIVLEYRSLAKLKNTYTDALDNVADPITNRVHTSYHQALTSTGRLSSTDPNLQNIPIRTATGRLIRQAFIAPEGRVILAADYSQIELRLMAHFSGDENLTRAFNEGLDIHTATAAEVLGKTVEEVTPTERRNAKAINFGLLYGMSAFGLAKQLQMSRGEAQDYINMYFNRYPSVKEYMINTRASAYDKGYVETILGRKLYTPDINNSNRMVKQAAERAAINAPLQGSAADIIKLAMIAVDKVLPKAQAKMLLQVHDELVFEVDADKAADISKLIKNAMQEVLSTTAVASGWQVDFAVPLLVETDIGSNWDEAH
- a CDS encoding peptide chain release factor 3 is translated as MSADTKVSTSKLSATKLAREVAKRRTFAIISHPDAGKTTMTEKLLLWGKAIQVVGEVKGRKTDRHATSDWMSMEQERGISITTSVMQFPYQEHIVNLLDTPGHADFSEDTYRTLTAVDSALMMVDGAKGVEERTIKLMEVCRMRDTPIISFVNKLDRQIREPLELLSEIEAVLKIKCIPLTWPIGMGQDFVGVYHLTENKTYMYQKGHGGEIVELETRDGYDYPDIRERLGALMFASFEESLELVQMALEEFSVEAFLAGEMTPVLFGTALGNFGVNMVLDTLVKYSPPPKSHATNEREIAATETNFTGFVFKIQANMDPRHRDRIAFLRVCSGKYEKGMKMKHVRLGKDVRIADALTFLAGDREALEEAYPGDIIGLHNHGTISIGDSFTEGEELNFTGIPHFAPELFRRVVLRDPLKSKALQKGLQQLSEEGATQVFMPQINNDLVLGAIGVLQFEVVAHRLKEEYKVQCTFEPVSIATVRWIHCDDEVALAKFKRKAHDQLSLDGGGYLTYLAPSRVNLQLMQERYPEVTFSNTREH
- a CDS encoding Ohr family peroxiredoxin codes for the protein MQTLYSTEAIVTGGRTGNASLKDSHLKIHMVAPGSDKEGNNPEQLFAMGYAACFDGALAAVKQVEKAKFDSTTHVSVDLLKGEGLDFQLAVKIHVVAENTALTADEFQALVEKANKVCPYSKATNGNIDSAVTSEVK
- a CDS encoding FHA domain-containing protein produces the protein MSNVNEHDKITAATNTADTKATSSEASNLEADIWQLNALTEALGDLSLTVIDSLSVGRGNDNDVVLGSKQVSRNHALLSVLNGKLYVKDLGSSNGTFINDDRVEDNKSKHLKADDTVGFASFAFKVTMAIAPTDSQPSIAEDASVVAAADTLVTEPEASAHVDTDTDTDTDLTYIGAIDTGVITNENVHTEVVNAEVVDSEDVDSSVLDATIMDAEITDAEVIDAEVIEDIAPSTATVEKEVEGKELEDKELESFEDFTTDAVTPDTVAEPEELLAAQPSVSSPVEPIVVEETVLDNNGLHDDVVDNTTAEEAVIHPDNAEHVVSEAVVSEAVVSDDVVSDDVVSDDVVSEDVVSEDVVIENTTAAVVENTIVKETIIEDVLFAAESQEHTPVAVEIEKPVTQEPALQQDSVVTPEHDKTTKTELQEEADPDVLRAKQAATGQLSGTANLVQTHDISTQDNKEIEQSVTNPANSGYVEKKSSGGWFIWVFIAIIIIGLALWLFNMGAA